TTGGACAATAGCCGAATTCATGGCTGCTATCGGTTCCCATTGGCTTGAAGCCCGTTTTCTGTATCCCTTCGATTCCCATTTCCTTCATCAGTCGCAGCGTTCGATCCCGCCCACAGTCTCTCCCTTCTTCTAATAGATGATGGTAGCTCGGTCGATGGCCGTAACGCCCTCGAGCCTGGTGGTGGAGTTCAGCAATCCGGGCCTTGTGTGTGGTGTCTTCGGTCGCTCGGTTACTGGGTTCGCGTTCTTTCCAATCGTAGTAACCGCTGCGACTCAGGCTGAAGCATTCACACATTTCGTCCACTTTGAACTGACAGCTGTTCTCCCTGATGAATTGATACTGCATCAGTCGTCCTTGCTGAAGTAGCCCACCGTTTTTTTTAGTATCTCGTTCATCCGATGTGACTTGGCAAGCTGCTTGCGCAATTCCGTGATCTCCCGGGCCATCTCTGTGGGACTCGGAGTTCCTTCAGGTTTACCGGCTTCCAATTCCGTCAGGTGGGCCTTCTTCCATCGATACAGAAGATTCTCGGCTACCCCCAGTTGGTTTGACACCTCCTTGGCCGTCTGTGCTTCAATAATCAGCATGCCGGCCGCCTCCTTCTTGAACTCGGCCGTGAATTGTCGTCTTCTCATTTCTGGATCCT
Above is a genomic segment from Candidatus Manganitrophaceae bacterium containing:
- a CDS encoding transposase, with protein sequence MDTGFSKREDPEMRRRQFTAEFKKEAAGMLIIEAQTAKEVSNQLGVAENLLYRWKKAHLTELEAGKPEGTPSPTEMAREITELRKQLAKSHRMNEILKKTVGYFSKDD